In one window of Ovis aries strain OAR_USU_Benz2616 breed Rambouillet chromosome 3, ARS-UI_Ramb_v3.0, whole genome shotgun sequence DNA:
- the CSRP2 gene encoding cysteine and glycine-rich protein 2 isoform X1 has translation MPVWGGGNKCGACGRTVYHAEEVQCDGRSFHRCCFLCMVCRKNLDSTTVAIHDEEIYCKSCYGKKYGPKGYGYGQGAGTLNMDRGERLGIKPESVQPHRPTTNPNTSKFAQKYGGAEKCSRCGDSVYAAEKIIGAGKPWHKNCFRCAKCGKSLESTTLTEKEGEIYCKGCYAKNFGPKGFGYGQGAGALVHAQ, from the exons ATGCCTGTCTGGGGAGGTGGCAACAAGTGCGGGGCCTGTGGGAGGACCGTGTACCACGCCGAGGAGGTGCAGTGTGACGGCCGGAGCTTCCACCGCTGCTGCTTTCTGTGCA TGGTTTGCAGGAAGAATTTAGATAGTACAACAGTGGCAATTCATGATGAAGAGATCTACTGCAAATCCTGCTACGGAAAGAAGTACGGGCCAAAAGGCTACGGGTACGGCCAGGGCGCAGGCACGCTCAACATGGACCGGGGCGAGAGGCTGGGCATCAAGCCCGAGAG TGTTCAACCTCACAGGCCGACAACAAATCCAAACACTTCTAAATTTGCTCAGAAATACGGAGGTGCTGAGAAGTGTTCCAGATGTGGGGATTCTGTATACGCTGCCGAGAAGATCATTGGAGCTGGAAAG CCCTGGCACAAAAACTGTTTCCGATGTGCTAAGTGTGGGAAGAGTCTTGAGTCAACAACTCTGACTGAGAAAGAAGGTGAAATCTATTGTAAAG GATGCTACGCGAAGAACTTTGGGCCCAAGGGATTTGGCTATGGCCAAGGAGCGGGGGCCCTTGTTCATGCTCAGTAG
- the CSRP2 gene encoding cysteine and glycine-rich protein 2 isoform X2, with protein MSCVVCRKNLDSTTVAIHDEEIYCKSCYGKKYGPKGYGYGQGAGTLNMDRGERLGIKPESVQPHRPTTNPNTSKFAQKYGGAEKCSRCGDSVYAAEKIIGAGKPWHKNCFRCAKCGKSLESTTLTEKEGEIYCKGCYAKNFGPKGFGYGQGAGALVHAQ; from the exons ATGTCTTGTG TGGTTTGCAGGAAGAATTTAGATAGTACAACAGTGGCAATTCATGATGAAGAGATCTACTGCAAATCCTGCTACGGAAAGAAGTACGGGCCAAAAGGCTACGGGTACGGCCAGGGCGCAGGCACGCTCAACATGGACCGGGGCGAGAGGCTGGGCATCAAGCCCGAGAG TGTTCAACCTCACAGGCCGACAACAAATCCAAACACTTCTAAATTTGCTCAGAAATACGGAGGTGCTGAGAAGTGTTCCAGATGTGGGGATTCTGTATACGCTGCCGAGAAGATCATTGGAGCTGGAAAG CCCTGGCACAAAAACTGTTTCCGATGTGCTAAGTGTGGGAAGAGTCTTGAGTCAACAACTCTGACTGAGAAAGAAGGTGAAATCTATTGTAAAG GATGCTACGCGAAGAACTTTGGGCCCAAGGGATTTGGCTATGGCCAAGGAGCGGGGGCCCTTGTTCATGCTCAGTAG
- the CSRP2 gene encoding cysteine and glycine-rich protein 2 isoform X3, producing MVCRKNLDSTTVAIHDEEIYCKSCYGKKYGPKGYGYGQGAGTLNMDRGERLGIKPESVQPHRPTTNPNTSKFAQKYGGAEKCSRCGDSVYAAEKIIGAGKPWHKNCFRCAKCGKSLESTTLTEKEGEIYCKGCYAKNFGPKGFGYGQGAGALVHAQ from the exons TGGTTTGCAGGAAGAATTTAGATAGTACAACAGTGGCAATTCATGATGAAGAGATCTACTGCAAATCCTGCTACGGAAAGAAGTACGGGCCAAAAGGCTACGGGTACGGCCAGGGCGCAGGCACGCTCAACATGGACCGGGGCGAGAGGCTGGGCATCAAGCCCGAGAG TGTTCAACCTCACAGGCCGACAACAAATCCAAACACTTCTAAATTTGCTCAGAAATACGGAGGTGCTGAGAAGTGTTCCAGATGTGGGGATTCTGTATACGCTGCCGAGAAGATCATTGGAGCTGGAAAG CCCTGGCACAAAAACTGTTTCCGATGTGCTAAGTGTGGGAAGAGTCTTGAGTCAACAACTCTGACTGAGAAAGAAGGTGAAATCTATTGTAAAG GATGCTACGCGAAGAACTTTGGGCCCAAGGGATTTGGCTATGGCCAAGGAGCGGGGGCCCTTGTTCATGCTCAGTAG